In a single window of the Aquarana catesbeiana isolate 2022-GZ linkage group LG13, ASM4218655v1, whole genome shotgun sequence genome:
- the ADSS1 gene encoding adenylosuccinate synthetase isozyme 1, with the protein MFLDNRLFVFQGGNNAGHTVVVDGKEYDFHLFPSGIINSKATSFIGNGVVIHLPGLFEEAEKNEKKGLKDWEKRLIISDRAHIVCDFHQAVDGLQEVQRQAQDGKNIGTTKKGIGPTYSSKAARTGLRVCDLLSNFDEFSSRFKILAQQHQSMFSNLEIDVEGQLKKLKMYADKIRPMVKDGVYFMYEALHGPPKKILVEGANAALLDIDFGTYPYVTSSNCTVGGVCTGLGIPPQNIGDVYGVVKAYSTRVGVGAFPTEQINDIGNLLQSKGHEWGVTTGRKRRCGWLDLVILKYAHMINGFTALALTKLDILDTLDEIKVGVAYKLNGKRIPYFPANQEILQQVEVEYEVMPGWKSDTTSARKWEELPVNAQNYIRFVENQIGVPVKWVGVGKSRESMIELF; encoded by the exons ATGTTTCTTGATAACCGGTTATTTGTCTTTCAGGGAGGAAACAATGCAGGACACACGGTTGTGGTAGACGGCAAAGAATATGATTTCCATCTCTTTCCAAGTGGTATTATTAATAGTAAAGCTACCTCCTTCATTG gtaatGGTGTAGTGATACATCTACCAGGCCTGTTTGAAGAGGCagaaaagaatgaaaagaaag GGTTGAAAGATTGGGAGAAGAGGCTAATCATATCTGATCGAGCGCATATAG TGTGTGACTTTCACCAGGCAGTTGACGGTCTTCAAGAAGTCCAGCGACAAGCACAAGATGGCAAAAA CATTGGCACTACGAAGAAGGGAATTGGACCAACTTACTCCTCCAAAGCGGCACGTACTGGTCTTCGTGTGTGTGACCTCCTTTCAAACTTTGATGAGTTTTCATCTAG GTTTAAGATCCTGGCTCAGCAGCATCAATCAATGTTTTCAAATCTAGAGATAGATGTAGAAGGCCAGCTGAAGAAGCTCAAG ATGTATGCTGACAAAATCCGCCCCATGGTGAAAGATGGAGTGTACTTCATGTATGAAGCCCTTCATGGTCCTCCAAAGAAGATTTTAGTAGAAGGAGCAAATGCTGCATTACTTGACATTGACTTTG GAACGTATCCCTATGTGACGTCTTCCAATTGTACAGTAGGAGGTGTGTGCACTGGACTCGGAATCCCTCCTCAGAATATTGGAGACGTCTATGGTGTGGTGAAGGCTTACTCCACTCGAGTAGGAGTTGGAGCCTTCCCTACAGAGCAGATCAAT gATATAGGCAATCTACTTCAGTCGAAGGGTCATGAATGGGGAGTGACCACAGGCAGGAAGAGAAGGTGTGGCTGGCTGGATCTGGTCATTTTAAAATACGCCCATATGATCAACGGATTCACTGC TTTGGCTCTAACGAAACTGGACATTTTAGACACACTGGATGAGATTAAAGTTGGTGTTGCCTACAAACTCAATGGGAAGAGAATCCCTTACTTTCCAG cAAATCAAGAAATTTTACAGCAGGTAGAAGTAGAGTATGAGGTCATGCCTGGCTGGAAGAGTGACACCACAAGTGCCAGAAAATGGGAGGAGCTTCCTGTCAATGCTCAAAATTACATCAGATTTGTGGAAAATCAAATCGGAGTGCCTG